A stretch of Pseudomonas sp. 7SR1 DNA encodes these proteins:
- a CDS encoding YgdI/YgdR family lipoprotein gives MNIRFLGLPLAAAAFLALAGCSTPTVVTLQNGTQYLTQDTPNTRTSDGFYEFEDISGKKVRVRADEVATIRKED, from the coding sequence ATGAACATCAGATTTCTGGGCCTGCCTTTGGCCGCTGCCGCGTTCCTGGCGCTGGCCGGTTGCTCGACGCCGACCGTGGTGACCCTGCAGAACGGCACCCAGTATTTGACCCAGGACACCCCCAACACCCGCACCTCCGATGGCTTCTATGAATTCGAAGACATCTCGGGCAAGAAAGTCCGGGTTCGCGCCGACGAAGTGGCGACGATCCGCAAGGAAGACTGA
- a CDS encoding VRR-NUC domain-containing protein, with amino-acid sequence MTANPLDDPFYYLNNFQQVLAWLTQRYADVLSPEEQRFIDEFAAVPRASQALLVRMVMRKGLRFRHSKLSYCEIGDIGTAVEPLLALGWVVEQVPVSLAELFDVLLKPEILLCLGHLIERPKAKKTEWLQALGEQFNEPQPFHAWCPQLEDRLYSLTIMGICDRLRLMFFGNLYQDWSEFVLADLGIFTYETVAFSAESRGLRSRRDVDACVFLYECQQRLEAGEAPQDIVAQVNALELGNPWLERRRGKLLFQVGQYGERIADFALALGIYRDCTYPGARLRMIRVLERIGEYALALALSEEAAGAPQDAAEAQALLRIVPRLRRKLGGPPVPRMLAREVERLDLQLPRIDPTLSVEYHVQAHLHDEAAPVHYVENSLINSLFGLLCWPAIFAPLPGAFFHPFQRGPVDLLNEDFHARRADLFADCFAELDDGRYRHTIIRRYVEKWGIQSPFVFWGALSEELLNQALDCLPAAHLKHWFDRLLLDIKANRAGMPDLIQFWPQHKTYRMIEVKGPGDRLQDNQLRWLEFCHEHRMPVAVCYVQWMEQGA; translated from the coding sequence GTGACCGCCAACCCCCTCGACGATCCGTTCTACTATCTGAACAACTTCCAGCAGGTACTCGCCTGGTTGACGCAGCGTTATGCCGATGTGCTCAGCCCCGAGGAACAGCGCTTCATCGATGAGTTCGCAGCGGTCCCCCGAGCGTCCCAGGCCCTGCTGGTGCGAATGGTGATGCGCAAGGGATTGCGCTTTCGGCACAGCAAGCTCAGTTATTGCGAAATCGGTGACATCGGCACCGCCGTCGAACCGTTGCTGGCCCTGGGTTGGGTCGTCGAACAGGTTCCCGTAAGCCTCGCCGAGTTGTTCGACGTACTGCTCAAACCGGAAATTCTCCTGTGCCTGGGGCACCTGATCGAGCGGCCCAAGGCGAAGAAGACCGAGTGGCTCCAGGCCCTGGGCGAGCAGTTCAACGAGCCGCAGCCGTTCCACGCCTGGTGTCCGCAACTTGAGGATCGGCTGTACAGCTTGACCATCATGGGCATCTGCGATCGTCTGCGGCTGATGTTCTTCGGCAACCTCTATCAGGACTGGTCGGAATTCGTACTGGCAGACCTGGGCATCTTTACCTATGAAACCGTGGCGTTCAGCGCCGAATCACGGGGCTTGCGCAGCCGTCGGGACGTGGATGCCTGCGTATTCCTGTACGAGTGCCAGCAACGCCTGGAAGCTGGTGAGGCCCCCCAGGACATCGTCGCCCAGGTCAATGCCCTGGAGCTGGGCAACCCGTGGCTGGAGCGCCGCCGGGGCAAGCTGTTGTTCCAGGTCGGCCAGTATGGCGAACGCATCGCCGACTTTGCCTTGGCCCTGGGCATCTACCGTGACTGCACCTACCCCGGGGCCCGTTTGCGGATGATCCGTGTGCTGGAGCGCATCGGCGAGTACGCCCTGGCCCTGGCATTGAGCGAAGAGGCTGCGGGGGCCCCCCAGGACGCCGCCGAGGCCCAGGCCCTGCTCAGGATCGTGCCCCGCCTGCGGCGCAAGCTCGGCGGCCCGCCGGTGCCGCGTATGCTGGCCCGGGAAGTGGAGCGCCTGGACTTGCAACTGCCGCGCATCGACCCGACCCTGTCGGTGGAATATCACGTCCAGGCCCACCTGCACGATGAAGCCGCTCCGGTGCATTACGTCGAGAACAGCCTGATCAACTCGCTGTTCGGGCTGCTGTGCTGGCCGGCGATATTCGCGCCGTTACCCGGGGCGTTTTTCCACCCGTTCCAGCGTGGTCCGGTGGACCTGCTCAACGAAGATTTCCACGCCCGTCGCGCCGACCTGTTCGCGGACTGCTTTGCCGAGCTGGACGACGGCCGCTATCGGCACACCATCATCCGGCGCTACGTGGAAAAGTGGGGCATCCAGTCGCCGTTCGTGTTCTGGGGCGCCTTGTCCGAAGAGCTGTTGAACCAGGCGCTGGACTGCCTGCCGGCCGCGCACCTCAAACACTGGTTCGACCGCCTGCTGCTGGATATCAAGGCCAACCGCGCCGGCATGCCGGACCTGATCCAGTTCTGGCCGCAGCACAAGACCTACCGGATGATCGAAGTCAAAGGCCCCGGCGATCGCCTGCAAGACAATCAGTTGCGCTGGCTGGAGTTCTGCCATGAGCATCGGATGCCGGTCGCCGTGTGCTACGTGCAATGGATGGAACAGGGCGCATGA
- a CDS encoding ATP-dependent DNA helicase has product MSQEPVYSIAVRALCEFTAKTGDLDLRFTPSPTALEGIVGHRTVASRRSEGYQAEVSLEGSYRGVKVRGRADGYDPLCNCLEEVKTYRGDLSRQPANHRQLHWAQARIYGWLMCDRLQLPRIDVALVYFDIVSERETRLAQSFEATQLRDFFEQQCALFLAWAEQEVAHRQARNDGALALAFPHAGFRPGQRHLAESVFKAVSTGRCLMAQAPTGIGKTVGTLFPMLKALAPQKLDKVFFLTAKTPGRKLALDAARVLTRSAPSMPLRVLEMIARDKACEHPDKACHGESCPLARGFYDRLPAARQAASQVTLLDQAALREIALAHQVCPYYLSQEMARWADVVVADYNYYFDFSALLFGLAQANGWTVATLVDEAHNLVERGRQMYSATLDQSTLAAVRKSAPEPLKKALQRVHRQWNALHAPQLAIYQAYDKPPDKLLQALTQCTTVIGDYLNDHPQGLDSALQAFYFDALQFARVAESFDEHFLFDIDKREPHSQRSRSTLCLRNVVPAGFLRPRFTAARASVLFSATLSPRHYYADLLGTPADTVWIDVESPFQAEQLDVQVVSRISTRFAHRQASLEPIVALMARQFSARPGNYLAFFSSFDYLQQVAGLFAERHPDIATWTQSRGMGEAPRQAFLERFEEHGRGIGFAVLGGAFGEGVDLPGSRLIGAFIATLGLAQFNPVNEQIKQRMAAIFGDGYDYTYLYPGLQKVVQAAGRVIRTQQDRGVVMLIDDRFGEARVRHLLPRWWSVTEEHPQMAHPNVPSGLPGAFS; this is encoded by the coding sequence ATGAGCCAGGAGCCGGTGTACAGCATCGCCGTGCGGGCACTCTGCGAGTTCACCGCCAAGACAGGCGACCTGGACCTGCGATTCACCCCGTCGCCCACGGCCCTGGAGGGTATCGTCGGTCATCGCACCGTGGCGTCGCGTCGCAGTGAGGGCTATCAGGCCGAAGTCAGCCTCGAAGGTAGCTACCGTGGGGTGAAGGTCAGGGGCCGGGCCGACGGTTATGACCCGCTGTGCAATTGCTTGGAGGAAGTGAAGACCTATCGGGGCGACCTGTCGCGGCAACCGGCCAATCATCGTCAGTTGCACTGGGCCCAGGCCAGGATCTACGGCTGGCTGATGTGCGACAGGTTGCAACTGCCGCGCATCGATGTGGCGCTGGTGTATTTCGATATCGTCAGCGAAAGGGAAACCCGCCTGGCGCAAAGCTTCGAGGCGACCCAGCTGCGGGATTTCTTCGAGCAGCAGTGCGCGCTGTTCCTCGCCTGGGCCGAGCAGGAGGTTGCCCATCGACAGGCCCGCAACGACGGTGCGCTGGCCCTGGCCTTTCCCCACGCCGGCTTCAGGCCGGGACAGCGACACCTGGCCGAGTCGGTGTTCAAGGCCGTCAGCACCGGTCGATGCCTGATGGCCCAGGCGCCCACCGGCATTGGCAAGACCGTCGGTACCCTGTTTCCGATGCTCAAGGCCCTGGCGCCGCAGAAACTGGACAAGGTGTTCTTTCTCACGGCGAAGACCCCGGGTCGCAAACTGGCCCTGGATGCGGCACGGGTGCTGACCCGCAGCGCGCCGTCGATGCCGTTGCGGGTATTGGAGATGATTGCCCGGGACAAGGCTTGCGAGCATCCGGACAAAGCCTGCCACGGCGAGTCCTGCCCGCTGGCCCGGGGGTTCTATGATCGCCTGCCGGCTGCCCGCCAGGCCGCGAGCCAGGTCACGCTGCTGGACCAGGCCGCGTTGCGAGAGATCGCACTGGCCCACCAGGTGTGCCCGTACTACCTCAGCCAGGAAATGGCCCGGTGGGCCGATGTGGTGGTGGCCGACTATAACTATTACTTCGATTTCAGCGCCTTGCTGTTCGGCCTGGCCCAGGCCAATGGCTGGACCGTCGCGACCCTGGTGGACGAAGCCCATAACCTGGTGGAGCGGGGCCGGCAGATGTACAGCGCGACCCTCGACCAGTCGACCCTGGCCGCCGTGCGCAAGAGCGCTCCCGAACCGCTGAAGAAAGCCTTGCAGCGGGTCCACCGGCAATGGAACGCCCTGCACGCGCCACAGCTGGCGATCTACCAGGCCTACGACAAACCTCCGGACAAGCTCCTGCAGGCCTTGACGCAATGCACCACGGTCATCGGTGATTATCTCAACGACCATCCCCAGGGCCTGGACAGCGCATTGCAGGCGTTCTACTTCGATGCCTTGCAGTTCGCCCGGGTGGCGGAGTCGTTCGATGAGCACTTTCTGTTCGATATAGACAAGCGCGAGCCGCACAGCCAGCGCAGCCGGTCAACCCTGTGCCTGCGCAACGTGGTGCCGGCCGGTTTCCTGCGGCCACGCTTCACGGCCGCCCGGGCCAGCGTGCTGTTTTCCGCGACCCTGAGCCCCCGGCATTATTATGCCGACCTGCTGGGCACGCCGGCGGACACGGTCTGGATCGATGTGGAGTCGCCATTCCAGGCCGAACAGCTGGACGTCCAGGTGGTCAGCCGGATTTCCACTCGGTTTGCCCATCGCCAGGCATCCCTGGAACCGATCGTGGCGTTGATGGCCCGCCAGTTCAGCGCGCGTCCTGGCAATTACCTGGCATTCTTCAGCAGTTTCGACTATTTGCAGCAGGTGGCCGGGCTGTTTGCCGAGCGTCACCCGGACATCGCCACCTGGACGCAATCGCGGGGCATGGGAGAAGCCCCCCGCCAAGCCTTCCTCGAACGCTTCGAGGAACATGGCCGGGGCATCGGTTTCGCGGTATTGGGTGGGGCGTTCGGGGAAGGTGTCGACTTGCCGGGCTCCCGCCTGATCGGCGCGTTCATCGCGACCCTGGGCCTGGCGCAATTCAACCCGGTCAACGAGCAGATCAAGCAGCGCATGGCCGCGATCTTCGGCGACGGTTACGACTACACCTACCTGTATCCGGGGTTGCAGAAAGTCGTCCAGGCCGCGGGAAGGGTCATTCGTACCCAGCAGGACCGTGGCGTGGTCATGCTGATCGACGACCGTTTCGGCGAGGCCAGGGTGCGGCACTTGTTGCCGCGCTGGTGGTCAGTGACGGAGGAACACCCCCAGATGGCCCACCCGAATGTTCCGTCGGGCTTGCCTGGTGCTTTTTCCTGA
- a CDS encoding response regulator, with protein sequence MPDNDNKPILINEEQRFRLLIDAVVDYAIYMTDPTGIIISWNSGARRFKGYEEAEIIGQHFSRFYTEKDRAAGLPQRALSTAAREGRFEGEGWRVRKDGTQFMAHVVIDAIRSDTGVLLGFAKITRDITDVTQAQLALEQAREALFQSQKLQAIGQLTGGIAHDFNNLLTVILGNLEIVRKRMPGDPKLAQLLDNATQGALRGVSLTQRMLAFARRQKLTSESVQLPALVQGISGLLQSSLGPSFHIQTSFAPGLSPVLADVNQLELAILNLATNARDAMPNGGRILIAADERRDTPASPQAAMKPGRYVCLSIIDEGEGMDEATLASAVEPFFTTKGVGKGTGLGLSMVHGLAEQLGGRLLLLSEKGVGTTAELWLPVAQAQVSQKAQVQDSASLMTQELLVLVVDDDSLVLTSTRLLIEDLGHRVLCASSGAQALELYESNQDIDLVITDMAMPQMDGSQLAKLLRDRQPTLPIVLATGYAERLEGFATQLPRLTKPFKQIDLVKAIGQTMK encoded by the coding sequence ATGCCCGATAACGACAACAAGCCCATCCTCATCAACGAAGAACAGCGTTTTCGCCTGCTCATCGATGCCGTGGTCGACTACGCCATCTACATGACCGATCCCACGGGCATCATCATCAGCTGGAACTCCGGTGCCCGACGCTTCAAGGGCTATGAGGAAGCGGAAATCATCGGCCAGCACTTTTCCCGTTTCTACACCGAAAAGGACCGTGCCGCCGGACTGCCGCAACGGGCCCTCAGTACGGCGGCCCGGGAGGGGCGCTTCGAAGGCGAAGGCTGGCGGGTGCGCAAGGACGGCACGCAATTCATGGCCCATGTGGTCATCGATGCGATCCGCAGCGATACCGGCGTATTGCTGGGCTTTGCCAAGATCACCCGTGACATCACGGATGTCACCCAGGCGCAGTTGGCCCTGGAGCAAGCCCGCGAAGCGCTGTTCCAATCCCAGAAGCTGCAAGCCATCGGTCAACTGACGGGTGGTATCGCCCATGATTTCAATAACCTGCTGACGGTGATCCTCGGCAACCTGGAGATCGTTCGCAAGCGCATGCCTGGCGACCCCAAGCTTGCCCAACTGCTGGACAACGCAACCCAGGGCGCGTTGCGCGGCGTTTCCCTAACCCAGCGGATGCTGGCGTTTGCCCGTCGGCAGAAACTGACGTCCGAATCGGTCCAGTTGCCGGCCCTGGTGCAGGGCATCAGTGGTTTGCTGCAAAGCTCCCTGGGCCCGTCGTTCCACATCCAGACTTCCTTTGCCCCTGGCCTTTCCCCCGTGCTGGCGGACGTCAACCAACTGGAACTGGCGATCCTCAACCTGGCGACCAACGCCCGTGATGCCATGCCCAACGGGGGGCGTATCCTGATCGCGGCCGATGAGCGACGGGATACCCCGGCCTCGCCACAGGCCGCCATGAAGCCCGGGCGCTATGTATGCCTGTCGATCATCGACGAGGGCGAGGGCATGGATGAAGCGACCCTGGCCTCGGCCGTCGAGCCGTTTTTCACCACCAAGGGAGTGGGCAAGGGCACCGGCCTGGGGTTGTCCATGGTCCATGGCCTGGCGGAACAGCTGGGCGGCCGCCTGCTGCTGCTCAGCGAGAAGGGCGTGGGCACCACCGCTGAACTGTGGCTGCCGGTGGCGCAGGCCCAGGTGTCGCAGAAGGCCCAGGTGCAGGACTCGGCTTCACTGATGACCCAGGAGTTGCTGGTGCTGGTGGTGGACGATGACAGCCTGGTGCTGACCAGTACCCGGCTGCTGATCGAAGACCTGGGACACCGGGTCCTTTGCGCGTCCTCCGGGGCCCAGGCCCTGGAGCTGTACGAATCCAACCAGGACATCGACCTGGTGATCACCGACATGGCCATGCCGCAGATGGACGGCTCGCAGTTGGCCAAACTGCTTCGTGACCGGCAGCCCACCTTGCCCATCGTCCTGGCCACCGGTTATGCCGAACGCCTGGAAGGCTTCGCCACGCAATTGCCGCGCCTGACCAAGCCGTTCAAGCAGATCGACCTGGTGAAGGCCATCGGTCAGACGATGAAATGA
- a CDS encoding cation:proton antiporter, whose amino-acid sequence MIFTAWVAVLGAVLLTLALTSSYLRWMPVTTSAVCLVLGAAIGPMGLDLLRLDLADSSAWMEHLTEIAVVFSLFVSGLKLRLPFKDHTWRVAYGLAGPVMILTIAGLCLALHYLFGLGWGVSLLIGAMLAPTDPVLAALVQVNDARDDDRVRFGLSGEAGLNDGTAFPFVILGLLMLREDGSGFLLEWTLRNVLWAVPAGLLVGYWMGRGIGKLTLSMRIRNADSTLSPNDYLALALIALAYVAAESIQGYGFLSVFAAGLGLRQAEVASTDKDAPPAEHLVQPVVGHETVAPPEALVGDTQSLDEGQVAAGVMMGDMLAFGSLVERAMEVFLVTLLGVVLASHWDWRALAIGALLFLLIRPLSVLAMPWGRLLNRPQRLLIGWFGIRGIGSLFYLFFALNHVLPPDVAQLCTNLTLSVVALSILVHGLSTQPTLTWYESRKQPDRRPSPPDRSPG is encoded by the coding sequence ATGATTTTCACCGCTTGGGTCGCTGTGCTCGGTGCCGTTCTGCTGACCCTGGCCCTGACCTCCTCCTACCTGCGCTGGATGCCGGTCACCACCTCGGCGGTGTGCCTGGTACTGGGCGCCGCCATCGGCCCGATGGGGCTGGATCTGCTGAGGCTGGACCTCGCCGACTCGTCTGCCTGGATGGAACACCTCACCGAAATCGCCGTGGTGTTTTCGTTGTTCGTCAGCGGTCTCAAGTTGCGCTTGCCATTCAAGGACCACACCTGGCGCGTGGCCTATGGCCTGGCCGGCCCGGTGATGATCCTGACCATCGCCGGCCTGTGCCTGGCGCTGCACTACCTGTTCGGTCTCGGCTGGGGCGTGTCGCTGCTGATCGGCGCGATGCTGGCCCCGACCGATCCGGTGCTGGCGGCGCTGGTCCAGGTCAACGATGCCCGCGACGACGACCGGGTGCGCTTTGGCCTGTCCGGCGAGGCGGGGTTGAACGACGGTACGGCATTTCCGTTCGTGATCCTGGGTTTGCTGATGCTGCGCGAGGACGGCAGCGGTTTCCTCCTGGAGTGGACTTTGCGCAATGTCTTGTGGGCTGTTCCGGCCGGCCTGCTGGTGGGCTATTGGATGGGACGCGGGATCGGCAAACTCACCTTGTCGATGCGCATCAGGAATGCCGATAGCACCCTCTCCCCCAACGATTACCTGGCCCTGGCGCTGATCGCCCTGGCCTATGTCGCTGCCGAGTCGATCCAGGGCTATGGCTTTCTCTCGGTGTTCGCCGCCGGGCTGGGCCTGCGGCAGGCCGAGGTCGCCTCCACCGACAAGGACGCGCCGCCCGCCGAGCACCTGGTACAACCGGTGGTGGGCCATGAGACCGTCGCGCCGCCCGAGGCGCTGGTGGGCGACACACAATCGCTGGATGAAGGACAGGTGGCCGCTGGCGTCATGATGGGGGACATGCTGGCCTTCGGCAGCCTGGTGGAACGCGCCATGGAGGTGTTCCTCGTCACCCTGTTGGGGGTCGTGCTGGCCAGCCATTGGGACTGGCGCGCCCTGGCCATCGGAGCACTGCTGTTTCTGCTCATCCGCCCACTGAGTGTGTTGGCAATGCCCTGGGGCCGCCTGCTGAACCGGCCCCAGCGCCTGCTGATCGGCTGGTTCGGCATACGCGGCATCGGCAGCCTATTCTATCTGTTCTTCGCCTTGAACCATGTGCTGCCACCCGACGTGGCGCAACTGTGCACCAACCTGACCTTGTCGGTGGTCGCCCTGAGTATCCTGGTCCATGGCCTGAGCACCCAGCCAACGCTGACCTGGTATGAGAGTCGCAAGCAACCGGACCGTCGGCCTAGCCCCCCGGATCGGTCACCTGGATAA
- a CDS encoding iron-containing redox enzyme family protein, which translates to MTALTSLHRPATGHPLADAPFPQAGSVRQCYERLLQDPDDGDKQAAAQAFLQPCLEKAAALPQQMPDDPTALHAWVEQHSAGVARQYADYLERRKGGGAREFFGSKAHALFFLQAVAPTKLVDGAWLYAVLKHWHDHRFEGLLCTYLEELGDGNPAQNHVVIYRKLLAEHGLADAPQIDDELYLQGAVQLALGHAGDDYLPEVIGYNLGYEQLPLHLLISAYELSELEIDPYYFTLHVTIDNASTGHAYKAVQALLQLMPMEADREAFWRRVTLGYRLNDLGQGSRAIIESFDLEREVLDMLERKRPFGQHMHSDYCKFEGQTVNQWLSRPGQLQGFLQALQNKGWIKRHEDPRNSRFWTLIEGAGAAMFGVFSPYEKQLLHDWIAGDWQPEGGRSTPRRNQGAACEPPMPVEDPDVQNLQQALRGKAADEQMQILMPWLSAHRHSHPAGLLATRRFIELKSVLR; encoded by the coding sequence ATGACTGCGCTGACATCCCTCCACCGGCCTGCCACCGGACACCCGCTTGCAGATGCACCGTTCCCCCAGGCCGGGAGCGTACGCCAATGCTACGAACGGTTGCTCCAAGACCCCGACGACGGCGACAAGCAAGCCGCCGCCCAGGCCTTTCTCCAGCCATGCCTGGAAAAAGCCGCGGCGTTGCCTCAGCAAATGCCCGACGACCCTACAGCCTTGCATGCCTGGGTCGAACAGCACAGCGCTGGCGTGGCCCGGCAATATGCCGATTACCTGGAACGTCGCAAAGGCGGCGGTGCGCGGGAGTTCTTCGGCAGCAAGGCCCATGCCTTGTTCTTTCTGCAGGCTGTCGCGCCCACCAAGCTGGTGGACGGCGCCTGGCTCTACGCAGTGCTCAAGCATTGGCATGACCACCGCTTCGAAGGGCTGTTGTGTACCTACCTGGAAGAACTGGGAGATGGCAACCCGGCGCAGAACCACGTGGTGATCTATCGCAAGCTGCTGGCCGAACACGGGCTGGCGGATGCCCCGCAGATCGACGATGAACTCTACCTGCAGGGTGCGGTGCAACTGGCCTTGGGTCATGCCGGCGACGATTACCTGCCGGAAGTCATCGGCTACAACCTGGGCTACGAACAACTGCCCCTGCACCTGCTGATCAGCGCCTACGAGCTGAGCGAGCTGGAGATCGACCCGTATTATTTCACCCTGCACGTCACCATCGACAACGCCAGCACCGGCCACGCCTACAAGGCCGTGCAAGCGCTGCTGCAATTGATGCCGATGGAAGCCGACCGCGAGGCTTTCTGGCGACGGGTCACCCTGGGCTATCGCCTCAACGACCTGGGACAGGGCAGCCGGGCGATCATCGAGTCGTTCGACCTGGAGCGTGAAGTGCTGGACATGCTGGAACGCAAGCGCCCGTTCGGCCAGCACATGCATTCCGATTACTGCAAGTTCGAAGGCCAGACCGTCAACCAATGGCTCTCCAGGCCCGGGCAACTGCAAGGGTTCCTCCAGGCACTGCAGAACAAGGGCTGGATCAAGCGCCACGAAGACCCACGCAACAGCCGCTTCTGGACCCTGATCGAAGGGGCCGGCGCGGCCATGTTCGGGGTCTTCAGCCCCTACGAAAAACAGTTGCTGCACGATTGGATCGCCGGCGACTGGCAGCCCGAGGGCGGCCGCAGTACTCCACGCCGCAACCAGGGGGCTGCCTGCGAGCCGCCGATGCCGGTGGAAGATCCCGATGTCCAGAACCTGCAACAGGCCCTGCGGGGCAAGGCCGCCGATGAGCAGATGCAGATCCTGATGCCCTGGCTATCGGCCCATCGCCACAGTCATCCGGCGGGTCTGTTGGCCACCCGACGGTTCATCGAACTCAAATCCGTACTTCGCTAG
- a CDS encoding methyltransferase yields the protein MNQEERLSEPDLALLQLGRRLQADGYRFITPTPLTHERVNQRPGNERSRTLRDVFGWSRPFAPGLISADEQRQLQDAQVLEARDGLLYSRVRWSSLDGMLFAHSRFPTQANDAVFFGPDSYRFAQLIHAHLQQNFTAVHRAVDIGCGAGVGAIVIARARREAQVLALDINPLALRLSAVNAALAEVGNIEIAHSDLLKDVEGDFDLIVANPPYMADPDERAYRHGGGALGAGLSLRIVEQALPRLRPGGSLVLYTGVAMVDGRDPFLEALGAWRDSAQFGWTYKELDPDVFGEELLTPGYQDVERIAVVALVVTRIGAGTGGIIDEQASEVRH from the coding sequence ATGAATCAGGAAGAACGCCTGTCCGAGCCCGACCTGGCGCTACTGCAGCTTGGCCGCCGCCTGCAAGCGGACGGCTATCGTTTCATCACGCCGACGCCGTTGACCCACGAGCGGGTCAACCAGCGGCCCGGCAACGAACGCTCCAGGACGCTGCGGGATGTGTTCGGCTGGTCGCGGCCGTTTGCGCCGGGGCTGATTTCCGCCGACGAGCAGCGCCAGTTGCAGGATGCGCAGGTGCTGGAAGCGCGCGACGGTCTGCTGTACAGCCGGGTTCGCTGGTCGAGCCTGGACGGGATGCTTTTCGCCCACTCCCGGTTTCCGACCCAGGCCAACGATGCGGTGTTCTTCGGGCCAGACAGCTATCGTTTCGCCCAGTTGATCCATGCGCACCTGCAACAGAACTTCACTGCGGTGCATCGGGCGGTGGACATCGGCTGCGGCGCCGGGGTCGGCGCGATCGTGATCGCTCGGGCCCGGCGCGAGGCGCAGGTGTTGGCGCTGGACATCAATCCATTGGCCCTGCGCCTGAGCGCGGTCAATGCGGCACTGGCGGAGGTGGGTAATATCGAGATCGCCCACAGCGATCTGCTCAAGGACGTGGAGGGCGACTTCGACCTGATCGTCGCCAACCCGCCCTACATGGCCGATCCGGACGAGCGTGCCTATCGCCATGGTGGCGGGGCTCTGGGCGCCGGCCTGTCGCTGCGCATCGTCGAACAGGCCTTGCCGCGCCTGCGCCCCGGCGGTTCGCTGGTGCTCTATACCGGTGTGGCGATGGTCGACGGTCGCGATCCGTTCCTGGAGGCTCTGGGTGCGTGGCGCGACTCGGCGCAATTTGGCTGGACCTACAAGGAATTGGACCCGGATGTCTTTGGCGAGGAATTGCTGACACCGGGGTATCAGGACGTGGAAAGGATCGCCGTGGTGGCGTTGGTTGTAACCCGCATTGGCGCGGGAACCGGAGGGATCATCGATGAACAGGCGTCTGAAGTTCGGCATTGA
- a CDS encoding carboxylate-amine ligase has product MNRRLKFGIEEEYFLTDLQTRSMPGQPSAAAVAACRTELGKHFAHEMFQSQIEMASPIFRSLPEAADFLAQVRAGLTQRLAPYGLGLLSAGSHPMATQDLQPTDELHFQQLFDDYQRVARRSVLSGLHVHVEVPADRDRVKVMNEVLPWLPMFLALSASSPFWNGAYSGFSSYRQVACDEWPRMGVPEYFENESAFASYVDLLMRTGSIRQASDCWWVIRPSSRYPTLELRICDACPRVEDVLCLVSLFRLMVAHAAAQPKPGARYSQMSQWILKENRLRAKRHGILAEFIIEGQEQPVLIGEWLTMAEQTFGDTAAALGVQDVFKQARRIVQEGTSADRQVVLYEQGLLLGDSIEQALGRVVDQLLSETAGLPVASPQLPQAAGA; this is encoded by the coding sequence ATGAACAGGCGTCTGAAGTTCGGCATTGAAGAAGAATATTTCCTCACCGACCTGCAAACCCGCAGCATGCCCGGGCAACCGTCGGCGGCCGCCGTCGCGGCTTGCCGGACCGAGTTGGGCAAGCATTTCGCCCATGAGATGTTCCAGAGCCAGATCGAGATGGCGTCGCCCATCTTTCGCAGCCTGCCCGAGGCCGCCGATTTCCTGGCCCAGGTACGCGCCGGGTTGACCCAGCGCCTGGCGCCTTATGGGCTGGGGCTGCTCAGCGCCGGTTCGCACCCCATGGCGACCCAGGACCTGCAGCCCACCGATGAACTGCATTTCCAGCAATTGTTCGACGACTACCAGCGGGTGGCGCGGCGCAGCGTGCTGTCGGGCTTGCATGTGCACGTGGAGGTGCCGGCCGATCGGGACCGGGTCAAGGTGATGAACGAGGTCCTGCCCTGGCTGCCGATGTTCCTGGCCTTGAGCGCATCGTCACCGTTCTGGAATGGGGCCTACAGTGGCTTCAGCAGCTATCGTCAGGTCGCCTGCGATGAGTGGCCACGGATGGGGGTGCCGGAATATTTCGAGAACGAATCGGCTTTCGCCAGCTACGTCGACCTGCTCATGCGCACCGGCTCGATTCGTCAGGCCAGCGATTGCTGGTGGGTGATACGGCCTTCGTCCCGCTATCCGACCCTGGAGCTGCGGATCTGCGATGCCTGTCCCCGGGTCGAGGATGTGCTCTGCCTGGTCTCGCTGTTTCGCCTGATGGTGGCCCATGCCGCGGCCCAACCCAAGCCAGGTGCCCGGTACAGCCAGATGTCCCAATGGATCCTCAAGGAAAACCGCTTGCGGGCCAAGCGCCACGGCATCCTGGCGGAGTTCATCATCGAAGGCCAGGAGCAACCGGTGCTCATCGGTGAATGGTTGACCATGGCCGAACAGACCTTCGGCGACACCGCCGCTGCACTCGGGGTCCAGGACGTATTCAAGCAGGCTCGACGCATCGTCCAGGAAGGCACCAGCGCCGACCGGCAGGTGGTGCTCTACGAACAGGGGCTGTTGCTGGGGGACTCCATCGAGCAGGCCTTGGGCCGGGTTGTCGATCAACTGCTCTCGGAAACCGCCGGGCTGCCTGTTGCCAGCCCGCAATTGCCCCAGGCCGCAGGTGCATGA